A stretch of Verrucomicrobiota bacterium DNA encodes these proteins:
- a CDS encoding SufE family protein yields MQIAENETALVAELSILPDPLVRLEWLTSQGGKAPPLEPAERTPEARVSGCVSEVFLQASFEKGRCRFRGESNSPLIQGLLQLFFRIYDDTPPQAILAKRSNILEQLDLARHITPTRLRGLGAVLDRMEGFARSHL; encoded by the coding sequence ATGCAGATTGCCGAAAACGAAACCGCTCTTGTGGCTGAATTGTCCATCCTTCCCGACCCACTGGTGCGTTTGGAATGGCTCACCAGCCAAGGCGGCAAGGCGCCCCCTCTCGAACCGGCGGAACGCACCCCCGAAGCCAGGGTCTCCGGCTGCGTCTCCGAGGTCTTCCTGCAAGCCTCCTTCGAAAAGGGGCGCTGTCGCTTTCGTGGAGAGTCCAATTCCCCTCTCATCCAAGGACTCTTGCAGCTCTTTTTTCGCATCTACGACGACACCCCACCCCAAGCCATCCTAGCGAAACGGAGCAATATCTTGGAGCAGCTTGATCTGGCGCGACACATCACGCCGACCCGTTTGCGTGGACTCGGGGCCGTGCTGGATCGCATGGAGGGATTCGCGCGCTCCCACTTATGA
- a CDS encoding TatD family hydrolase, translated as MRLPDAHCHPQGLVPIPSSQELRRLGIGGFLANGTHPENWEATLRLARAAGGKAALGLHPWQAALWTPEVNATLSRSSSQLVAVGEIGLDGTRRWKAQLPLQKECFRGQLELAEQASLPVVLHGVGAYGSLLEILRERPPACGFLLHGYHGSLEMIPLFLRLGGFFSLGPRELRSEKGRQALGKVPPDRLLLESDFQAQANSPLTAWSNPLREALKEASQVLGRPPENLAASLSANFQELFLR; from the coding sequence ATGAGGCTGCCCGACGCCCATTGCCACCCCCAAGGTTTGGTCCCCATCCCCTCTTCCCAGGAACTCCGTCGCCTCGGAATCGGCGGATTCCTAGCCAATGGGACCCACCCCGAGAATTGGGAAGCCACTCTCCGCCTGGCCCGAGCCGCCGGGGGAAAAGCCGCCCTCGGCCTCCACCCGTGGCAGGCAGCCTTGTGGACACCGGAAGTGAACGCCACCCTCTCCCGCTCTTCCTCCCAACTGGTGGCGGTGGGAGAGATCGGTCTGGATGGCACCCGACGCTGGAAAGCCCAGCTGCCCTTGCAAAAGGAATGCTTTCGGGGGCAGTTGGAACTGGCCGAGCAAGCCTCCCTCCCCGTCGTCTTGCACGGAGTGGGTGCCTACGGCTCTCTCCTGGAGATTCTCCGTGAGCGACCACCCGCCTGCGGTTTCCTCCTGCATGGCTACCATGGCTCTCTCGAAATGATTCCCCTCTTTCTCCGCTTGGGGGGCTTCTTCTCACTGGGGCCGCGAGAACTCCGAAGTGAGAAAGGTCGCCAAGCCCTGGGCAAGGTGCCCCCAGATCGACTGCTCCTGGAAAGCGATTTCCAGGCTCAAGCCAACTCGCCCCTGACCGCTTGGTCGAACCCCCTGCGGGAGGCCTTGAAAGAGGCGAGTCAGGTTCTCGGGCGACCGCCAGAGAACCTCGCCGCCTCCCTTAGCGCGAACTTTCAGGAGTTGTTTCTTCGCTAG
- a CDS encoding prepilin-type N-terminal cleavage/methylation domain-containing protein yields the protein MKTDSFPPSAHRSGFSLVEVLVAVALIGIITFLAFPNIVAVKEDSEKSLAIARAEAINMAVSSLIQSQGRVQATTAWAAASSDQNKYALINPYLAYAPTTVTEFMPTGYTLEFPNSLAVLSKVKLWRGATEIIY from the coding sequence ATGAAAACTGACTCCTTCCCTCCTTCCGCTCATCGATCAGGGTTCTCCCTGGTCGAGGTTCTGGTGGCCGTGGCGCTCATCGGCATCATCACCTTCCTGGCTTTCCCCAACATCGTAGCGGTGAAGGAAGACAGCGAAAAGAGTCTCGCGATCGCCCGAGCCGAGGCCATCAACATGGCGGTCAGCTCTTTGATTCAATCACAAGGGAGGGTGCAGGCCACGACGGCTTGGGCTGCTGCCTCGAGTGACCAGAACAAATACGCGCTCATCAATCCTTATCTCGCCTACGCGCCCACGACCGTGACGGAGTTTATGCCGACTGGCTACACCCTGGAGTTTCCAAACAGTTTGGCGGTCTTGAGTAAGGTCAAGCTGTGGAGGGGAGCTACAGAAATTATTTATTAA
- a CDS encoding TlpA disulfide reductase family protein, whose product MKVPSLLLASFLAVAPSFAETVQEIVRQTEQIKAERLEAYLAGQPEADDYLEGLQVLANAWALTGETEKELAVRSDLFARLTAMEEASIPALIGTFEELYNALVAVGDRSQAEEVLGLMEDRFAAEENARPYFEEKRAVLAQPLVGETMEIAFTSLEGEQIDLAAMKGQVVLVDFWATWCGPCIAELPALKAAYAAYQDKGFEILGISFDLEKEKLTGLVNSEDLAWPQFFDGKGWENEFAERYAIDAIPATFLIGPDGTIVARELSGEVLEEKLAELLGES is encoded by the coding sequence ATGAAAGTCCCTTCCCTTCTTCTCGCCTCTTTTCTCGCGGTCGCTCCTTCCTTTGCGGAAACCGTCCAAGAAATCGTCCGTCAAACCGAACAAATCAAAGCCGAGCGCTTGGAGGCTTACTTGGCCGGGCAACCCGAGGCGGACGATTATCTCGAAGGTCTCCAAGTCTTGGCCAATGCTTGGGCCCTCACGGGGGAGACCGAAAAGGAATTGGCGGTGCGTTCGGATCTCTTCGCTCGGCTCACGGCCATGGAGGAGGCCAGCATTCCGGCTCTCATCGGGACTTTTGAGGAACTTTACAATGCCTTGGTCGCGGTGGGAGATCGCTCTCAGGCGGAAGAGGTCCTGGGGCTGATGGAGGATCGCTTCGCGGCTGAGGAAAACGCTCGCCCCTACTTCGAGGAAAAGCGGGCGGTTTTGGCGCAGCCCCTGGTGGGCGAGACGATGGAAATTGCCTTCACCAGCTTGGAAGGGGAGCAAATTGATCTGGCCGCCATGAAGGGCCAAGTGGTTTTGGTGGACTTTTGGGCGACCTGGTGTGGCCCCTGCATCGCTGAGCTACCCGCCCTCAAGGCGGCCTACGCTGCCTACCAGGACAAGGGCTTCGAGATTCTCGGGATTTCCTTCGACTTGGAAAAGGAGAAGCTGACGGGCCTGGTGAACTCGGAGGATTTGGCTTGGCCTCAATTCTTCGATGGCAAGGGCTGGGAGAATGAGTTTGCCGAGCGCTACGCCATTGACGCCATTCCGGCCACCTTCTTGATCGGACCGGATGGGACCATTGTGGCGAGGGAACTTTCAGGAGAGGTCTTGGAAGAGAAGCTGGCCGAGCTGCTTGGCGAGTCCTAA
- a CDS encoding GspE/PulE family protein yields the protein MLLQEPETETREENSLEAGRRALSAMADQYGILPLELKRASCAHEAEDLLRKYGRMPQEARPWLPVNMMGPILVMAHCDPGVSQDLWGVPEFLCVKIAISEKSYEEILRDLVDRIRSRPLPSDNSEYVLSPPPRDQGLLGAVAWFHENCASKNAQTKLAPYLKERDSKETAALDAQALNEIEAHLGVVIHYWLHGGLVFNADDAPKQDRFAEKLLEKHSVYPLHMAGNRVYLLSANPQSFSFEDEWLSSGNDPLDLVKVLADAKVIRAAVNRNRRKAGGLSTDGDLKIEGLALADDDDIVDIDPGLVESIDPRNVNLTPEEIVQWVLYRCIIERASDLHIEEFYNVVRFRARIDGGLKILFTCPVEELPRFVAVIKNYAQLGQSRQECQDGRFPIAIEQRRVDVRVASVPNKRRFQKLVLRFLDKQEGLKKLTDLNLSKRQSSLVRQSMGRDQGLVLVTGPTGSGKTTTLYALIDSVNRTDVNIQTIEDPIEFEIQGINQTQTDPVHGIDFPTGLRSLMRADPDIILIGESRDVETAQAAIHAALTGHLVLTTLHANDCTRAVSRLLSMGIEPYLLADSLALTQAQRLVKRLCPYCKRAVEVTQEVQETFYRNGMIEGPLTDPIYDATGCSECHDSGYSGRVALMELTNITPHMADLIESGAPQSELRKASMEGGMLTLYQEGLSQVLAGSTSLNEISKLSYTAVGD from the coding sequence ATGCTGCTCCAAGAACCAGAAACTGAAACGAGAGAGGAAAACAGCCTCGAAGCTGGCCGACGGGCCTTGTCGGCCATGGCCGACCAATATGGCATTCTCCCCTTGGAATTGAAGCGGGCTTCCTGCGCGCACGAGGCCGAAGACTTGCTGCGAAAGTATGGCCGCATGCCGCAAGAAGCCCGACCCTGGCTTCCGGTCAATATGATGGGACCGATCCTCGTGATGGCCCATTGCGATCCGGGGGTTTCCCAAGATCTGTGGGGCGTCCCGGAGTTCTTGTGCGTCAAGATTGCCATCTCGGAAAAGAGTTATGAAGAGATCCTCAGGGATTTGGTGGATCGCATTCGTTCGCGACCGCTGCCGAGTGACAATAGCGAATATGTTCTAAGCCCACCTCCCCGGGATCAGGGCCTTCTGGGAGCAGTGGCTTGGTTTCACGAGAATTGCGCTTCCAAAAATGCCCAAACCAAGCTCGCGCCGTATCTCAAAGAGAGAGACAGCAAAGAGACCGCTGCCCTGGATGCGCAGGCTCTCAACGAGATCGAGGCCCACCTCGGGGTAGTCATTCATTATTGGTTGCACGGGGGGTTGGTGTTCAATGCAGATGACGCCCCCAAACAGGATCGTTTTGCCGAAAAACTACTCGAAAAGCACAGCGTCTACCCTCTGCACATGGCGGGAAATCGGGTTTACTTGTTGTCGGCCAATCCGCAGAGCTTTTCGTTTGAAGACGAATGGCTTTCGAGCGGCAATGACCCACTCGATCTCGTCAAGGTCTTGGCGGACGCGAAAGTCATCCGCGCAGCCGTCAATCGGAACCGTCGCAAGGCGGGGGGGCTGAGCACGGATGGCGACCTCAAGATTGAGGGTCTCGCTCTGGCGGATGATGATGACATCGTCGACATTGATCCCGGTTTGGTGGAGTCGATCGACCCGCGAAACGTCAACCTCACCCCTGAGGAAATCGTCCAATGGGTCCTTTACCGCTGTATCATCGAGCGGGCCAGTGACCTGCACATTGAGGAGTTCTACAATGTGGTGCGCTTTCGGGCGCGCATCGATGGAGGCCTCAAGATTCTTTTCACCTGTCCGGTGGAGGAGCTGCCGCGCTTCGTGGCGGTCATCAAAAACTACGCCCAATTAGGGCAATCCCGGCAGGAGTGTCAGGACGGTCGCTTCCCGATCGCGATCGAACAGAGGCGAGTGGACGTGCGGGTGGCCTCTGTCCCGAACAAACGGCGCTTCCAGAAGCTCGTTCTGCGTTTTCTCGACAAGCAGGAGGGCCTCAAGAAACTGACGGACCTCAATTTGTCCAAGCGCCAAAGCTCCCTGGTGCGCCAATCCATGGGACGGGACCAAGGGCTGGTCTTGGTAACGGGACCGACCGGCTCAGGAAAGACGACGACGCTCTATGCGCTCATCGATAGCGTGAATCGGACCGATGTGAACATCCAGACGATTGAGGACCCGATCGAGTTTGAAATCCAAGGGATCAATCAGACCCAGACCGATCCGGTTCACGGGATTGATTTCCCCACGGGCCTTCGCTCTCTCATGCGGGCCGACCCCGACATCATCCTGATCGGGGAATCCCGGGATGTGGAGACGGCCCAAGCCGCTATCCACGCCGCGCTGACCGGCCACCTCGTGCTGACGACGCTCCACGCGAACGACTGCACCCGGGCGGTCTCCCGCTTGCTCTCGATGGGCATCGAGCCCTATCTCCTGGCGGACTCGCTGGCCTTGACCCAAGCGCAGCGATTGGTCAAGCGCCTCTGTCCTTACTGCAAACGGGCGGTCGAAGTGACCCAAGAAGTGCAGGAAACCTTCTATCGGAATGGGATGATCGAAGGACCGCTGACCGATCCGATCTATGATGCCACGGGCTGCTCGGAATGTCATGACAGCGGCTACTCGGGACGAGTCGCGCTCATGGAGCTGACCAACATCACCCCGCACATGGCCGACCTCATTGAATCCGGCGCCCCCCAAAGTGAATTGCGCAAAGCGAGTATGGAAGGCGGCATGTTGACGCTCTATCAAGAAGGGCTTTCTCAAGTGCTGGCGGGTTCGACTTCTCTCAACGAGATCTCGAAACTGAGCTACACCGCGGTCGGCGATTAG
- a CDS encoding PEP-CTERM sorting domain-containing protein (PEP-CTERM proteins occur, often in large numbers, in the proteomes of bacteria that also encode an exosortase, a predicted intramembrane cysteine proteinase. The presence of a PEP-CTERM domain at a protein's C-terminus predicts cleavage within the sorting domain, followed by covalent anchoring to some some component of the (usually Gram-negative) cell surface. Many PEP-CTERM proteins exhibit an unusual sequence composition that includes large numbers of potential glycosylation sites. Expression of one such protein has been shown restore the ability of a bacterium to form floc, a type of biofilm.), translating to MSEPWGLQESFVGRLSLTVPQGNEPGLLLGDFELRPDARSEHRPFLVPGKFHHLEVRFDGQNVLGVWIDGVKAGQQDFTGLWGRREMLSEIFRLRSLRLVAYNADGADADLLPDGRQRLEHLRLASRESVHVFREAGFDTAGSEQFPFTEVTIHELEDFDNGAWSLTASWTPLPSREEGAVSPRLDLFFGGEFVEREVSGIEGGIVRTAGTAEGELVFTDAEGNPLPEEAVSALLAGQEQGLVSVEGEALYDHLKGGKESAVLAVASVVGSEMGTGQENSTLLSSNGYGSAFWTSSAADSFAGGMGAGFGGFGGFGGGGQAPPAAQVFFVSAEAAQLLGFASQSQASAIPEPEVSGLLALALLATGLRRKRFS from the coding sequence ATGTCGGAGCCTTGGGGGCTCCAAGAGTCTTTTGTGGGGCGATTGAGTCTCACGGTGCCGCAGGGCAACGAGCCGGGTCTTTTGTTGGGCGACTTCGAGCTTCGTCCCGACGCTCGCAGCGAGCACCGGCCTTTCCTGGTTCCGGGCAAGTTCCATCATCTGGAGGTCCGCTTTGACGGGCAGAATGTTTTGGGCGTCTGGATCGATGGCGTGAAGGCGGGGCAGCAAGACTTCACCGGGCTGTGGGGTCGCCGAGAGATGTTGAGCGAGATCTTTCGGCTGCGCAGTCTCCGCCTCGTGGCCTACAATGCGGATGGAGCGGATGCCGACCTGCTGCCCGACGGTCGGCAGCGTTTGGAGCACTTGCGCCTAGCCAGTCGAGAGAGCGTGCACGTCTTTCGGGAGGCCGGTTTCGACACCGCCGGCTCGGAGCAATTTCCCTTCACCGAAGTCACCATTCATGAACTCGAGGATTTTGATAACGGGGCCTGGTCGTTGACCGCTTCTTGGACCCCACTTCCTTCCCGCGAGGAGGGAGCGGTGTCGCCTCGGCTCGATCTGTTTTTTGGAGGGGAGTTTGTGGAGCGAGAGGTTTCCGGGATCGAGGGAGGGATCGTCCGCACGGCTGGCACGGCCGAGGGGGAGCTGGTTTTCACGGACGCCGAGGGCAATCCCCTCCCGGAAGAAGCCGTTTCCGCGCTTTTGGCGGGCCAGGAGCAGGGGCTGGTGTCCGTAGAAGGGGAAGCGCTTTACGATCACCTCAAGGGCGGGAAGGAATCGGCAGTCTTGGCGGTCGCCAGCGTGGTGGGGTCTGAAATGGGCACCGGTCAGGAAAATTCCACTCTGCTTTCTTCCAACGGGTATGGTTCTGCTTTTTGGACGTCTTCTGCGGCGGATAGCTTCGCGGGAGGGATGGGCGCCGGCTTTGGTGGCTTTGGTGGCTTTGGTGGCGGAGGGCAAGCGCCGCCGGCAGCGCAGGTCTTTTTCGTTTCGGCCGAGGCGGCCCAATTGCTCGGGTTTGCCAGCCAGTCCCAGGCTTCCGCGATCCCGGAACCGGAGGTGAGTGGCTTGCTGGCTCTGGCCCTTTTGGCGACCGGACTTCGCCGAAAAAGATTTTCCTAA
- the rpoN gene encoding RNA polymerase factor sigma-54, giving the protein MLGSVVAGPELSQYQGVELQQRLSPQMQQSLQILQAPTMELRQLIQQELEANPVLEDETEEISADAEFEEEFAELSQLDEEWRDYYQQMSPPRPSKDEDEKRQFLFETLVRPTTLQEHLLEQLAMSDAPRLILERGSFLIGNIDDSGFLQTSIEDLALTQAIPYPELEQARELLIAMEPPGVGAIDLRECLLIQLERMNLGESLEYKVVDKHLEDLSKKRYPQIARALNVTTERINRAAEIIAGLDPRPGQQFSSRTSTVVVPDVHVVKDSDSFVVQMDDTYVPRLRISNLYKDLMTNSGAKNDVRSYIRDKVRNGKFLIRSIYQRQDTIRKIAEEIVERQQDYFRLGKSHLRPMTMSQVADAVGVHETTVSRAIAGKYMTTPRGVVEIKSFFTPGYKTDTGENISNSTVKTSIQKLIRDEDAHKPISDQKIVELLKSEGIDIARRTVAKYRDALGILPSSMRKTF; this is encoded by the coding sequence ATGCTCGGATCTGTCGTGGCTGGTCCGGAGCTTTCCCAATACCAAGGCGTAGAACTGCAACAGCGGTTGTCGCCGCAGATGCAGCAAAGCCTGCAGATCTTGCAAGCTCCCACCATGGAGCTTCGGCAATTGATCCAGCAGGAGTTAGAGGCCAATCCGGTTTTGGAGGATGAGACCGAAGAGATTTCAGCGGATGCCGAGTTCGAGGAGGAATTCGCTGAACTCTCTCAACTGGATGAGGAATGGCGGGATTACTACCAGCAAATGAGCCCTCCCCGCCCCTCTAAGGATGAGGATGAAAAGCGTCAGTTCCTTTTTGAGACCCTGGTGCGCCCGACCACCCTGCAGGAGCACTTGCTTGAACAGCTTGCTATGAGTGATGCGCCACGTCTCATTCTCGAGCGGGGCAGTTTTCTCATTGGAAACATCGATGACAGCGGCTTCCTCCAGACTTCGATTGAAGACCTCGCCCTGACCCAGGCCATTCCCTACCCCGAATTGGAGCAGGCTCGGGAACTCCTCATCGCCATGGAGCCACCCGGCGTCGGCGCGATCGATCTCCGAGAGTGCCTTCTCATTCAGCTGGAGAGAATGAACCTCGGCGAGAGCTTGGAATACAAGGTGGTGGACAAACACCTCGAGGATCTCTCCAAAAAGCGCTATCCCCAGATCGCGCGAGCCCTCAATGTCACCACGGAGCGGATCAATCGCGCCGCCGAAATCATCGCCGGGCTGGATCCTCGGCCTGGACAGCAGTTTTCCAGTCGCACCAGCACGGTGGTCGTGCCCGACGTCCATGTGGTCAAGGACAGCGACTCCTTCGTGGTCCAGATGGATGACACCTATGTGCCCCGCCTCCGCATCAGCAATCTTTACAAAGACCTCATGACCAATAGCGGAGCCAAGAATGACGTCCGCTCCTACATCCGGGATAAGGTTCGCAATGGAAAATTCCTCATTCGCAGCATCTACCAGAGGCAAGATACCATTCGGAAAATTGCGGAAGAAATCGTCGAACGCCAACAAGACTATTTCCGACTAGGCAAGTCGCACCTCCGTCCCATGACGATGTCCCAGGTGGCGGACGCGGTCGGCGTCCACGAGACCACCGTCAGTCGGGCCATTGCCGGCAAATACATGACTACCCCCAGGGGCGTGGTCGAAATCAAAAGCTTCTTCACACCAGGCTACAAGACTGATACCGGAGAGAACATCTCCAATAGCACGGTCAAGACCTCCATTCAGAAGCTCATCCGGGACGAAGATGCCCACAAACCTATCAGCGACCAGAAGATCGTAGAATTGCTCAAGAGCGAGGGCATTGACATCGCCCGGAGAACGGTCGCCAAATACCGCGACGCCCTCGGCATCCTTCCCTCCTCCATGCGAAAGACCTTCTGA
- a CDS encoding pseudouridine synthase: MAEGVRLNRFLASAGLGSRRSCESIILEGRVTLDGVVCDSLGTRVLPYHRVAVDGERVRAREEIAILLHKPPDVVTTRSDPEKRTTVYHLLPSEFRHLHYAGRLDRESEGLLLLTNSGQLTQLLTHPASHVPKEYEVTLDRAWDPRHEKALTDGMETEEGYATALAAKPLSPRRVQIILEQGLKRQIRLMLDQLGYRVRRLVRVRLGPLKLDRLPPGRWRPLSQAEIQSLHRAAR, translated from the coding sequence ATGGCTGAGGGAGTCCGCCTGAATCGCTTCTTGGCTTCAGCGGGACTGGGGTCGCGCCGCTCTTGTGAGTCGATCATCCTAGAGGGTCGCGTCACCTTGGACGGGGTCGTCTGCGATTCGCTCGGCACCCGGGTCTTGCCCTATCATCGGGTCGCGGTGGATGGGGAGAGAGTTCGGGCTCGCGAGGAAATCGCCATTCTCCTCCACAAACCTCCCGATGTCGTGACCACTCGGAGCGATCCCGAGAAACGGACCACCGTCTACCACCTCCTCCCGTCGGAGTTTCGCCATCTTCACTATGCCGGCCGGCTTGATCGGGAGAGCGAAGGTCTCCTTCTTCTAACCAATTCTGGCCAGCTGACCCAGCTGTTGACCCACCCCGCTTCCCACGTTCCCAAGGAATATGAGGTGACCCTCGACCGGGCTTGGGACCCGCGGCATGAAAAAGCGTTGACCGACGGGATGGAGACCGAAGAAGGCTACGCAACCGCCCTCGCCGCCAAGCCGCTCAGCCCCCGCCGTGTCCAGATCATCTTGGAACAGGGCCTCAAGCGCCAAATTCGCCTCATGCTGGACCAGCTTGGTTACCGCGTCCGCCGTTTGGTTCGGGTGCGTCTGGGGCCCCTCAAGCTGGACCGGCTCCCCCCGGGTCGATGGCGCCCCCTCTCGCAAGCAGAAATCCAAAGCCTCCACCGCGCGGCCCGTTAG
- a CDS encoding type II secretion system protein, whose protein sequence is MRLPTSRKNEGLTLSEMLLAISIVGILSGMAISRFSDLRSSAVETVAEHKLSVINESIRSYEQMMPTLTVTVDDSSSADELAVIALLETRDPAIPGSPFFEGAGTMTASANADHYRARWNGFVFELISPGTNGSGLRVQVADGT, encoded by the coding sequence GTGCGCTTGCCAACTTCCAGAAAGAATGAGGGACTTACGCTCAGCGAAATGCTGCTTGCGATTTCCATCGTGGGGATTCTGAGCGGAATGGCCATCTCGAGATTCAGTGATTTGCGAAGTTCAGCGGTCGAAACCGTGGCCGAGCACAAGCTCTCGGTCATCAACGAATCCATCCGCAGTTATGAACAAATGATGCCGACCTTGACGGTCACAGTCGATGATTCTTCCTCGGCGGATGAACTGGCAGTGATCGCCCTTTTAGAGACCCGCGATCCGGCCATTCCCGGTTCGCCTTTCTTTGAGGGGGCGGGAACCATGACTGCGAGCGCCAATGCGGATCATTATCGGGCGCGTTGGAATGGGTTTGTTTTTGAACTGATTTCGCCCGGCACGAACGGCTCCGGACTGCGGGTCCAAGTAGCCGACGGCACCTGA
- a CDS encoding small basic protein has translation MSQHNSLKGSSAVGAKRNVLKRFERVKVLKERGQWQEGQSPIGLPKTLPNE, from the coding sequence ATGTCTCAGCACAATAGTCTCAAAGGTTCTTCCGCTGTCGGCGCCAAACGCAACGTTTTGAAACGCTTTGAGCGGGTCAAAGTGCTCAAGGAACGCGGCCAGTGGCAAGAGGGTCAAAGTCCCATCGGGCTTCCCAAGACGCTGCCCAACGAGTAG
- a CDS encoding tRNA threonylcarbamoyladenosine dehydratase yields MSDYLDRFGGMARLFSQPGLERLREARVAVIGLGGVGTWAAEALARSGVGGMTLVDLDEICLTNVNRQLPALDGELGRSKAQVMAERIRRIAPECQVRVRREFYSERTAPAIFAEGLAGVVDAIDSVPHKCHLIQACHSRRLPLVVCGGAGGKRDGTQVRIRDLAATGRDPLLYQVRRRLRREFGFPKGEGVRFGVDAVVSSERPVFPGEGGCVVRERPPGEDMRLNCERGFGTASFVTGAFGLAAAGRLVERLAASEETTPESSR; encoded by the coding sequence ATGAGTGACTACCTCGATCGCTTTGGCGGGATGGCCCGCCTCTTTTCTCAGCCGGGGCTGGAGCGTTTGCGGGAGGCACGGGTGGCGGTCATTGGCTTAGGCGGGGTGGGCACCTGGGCGGCGGAGGCCTTGGCCCGCTCTGGGGTGGGCGGGATGACGCTGGTGGATCTGGATGAAATCTGCCTCACGAATGTCAATCGACAGCTGCCTGCGCTCGACGGGGAGCTGGGCCGGAGCAAGGCTCAGGTCATGGCGGAGAGAATCCGGCGGATCGCGCCCGAGTGTCAGGTGCGGGTTCGGCGGGAATTCTATTCGGAGAGGACCGCGCCCGCGATTTTCGCCGAGGGCCTGGCGGGCGTGGTCGACGCCATCGATAGCGTGCCGCACAAGTGTCATCTCATTCAGGCTTGTCACAGTCGACGGCTTCCGCTGGTGGTTTGTGGCGGAGCAGGGGGCAAGCGGGATGGGACCCAAGTGCGCATTCGGGACCTGGCGGCCACCGGGCGAGATCCCCTGCTCTACCAAGTCCGCCGGAGGCTTCGACGAGAGTTCGGCTTCCCCAAGGGAGAGGGGGTGCGCTTTGGGGTGGACGCGGTGGTGTCGTCCGAGCGTCCGGTTTTCCCGGGGGAAGGGGGATGCGTGGTGCGGGAGCGACCGCCGGGCGAGGACATGCGCCTCAACTGTGAGAGGGGGTTCGGGACAGCTTCTTTTGTGACTGGGGCTTTTGGCCTGGCGGCGGCGGGGCGCTTGGTGGAGCGGCTGGCCGCTAGCGAAGAAACAACTCCTGAAAGTTCGCGCTAA
- a CDS encoding prepilin-type N-terminal cleavage/methylation domain-containing protein: MKNKKSNVLKAGFSLVEMLVVIAIIGIIAAIAVPKISDLTGNAQTATDKRNAQTIASVYSTATAAGAVGTIADLSAAVLGVSAGFTAPTDGAFAGETFGVPGLSDEDLTAATAYLTFADGILSYQEAAGSTTTITTP; the protein is encoded by the coding sequence ATGAAAAACAAGAAGTCCAACGTTCTCAAGGCTGGTTTCAGCCTCGTGGAAATGCTCGTCGTCATCGCCATCATCGGAATCATCGCTGCCATCGCCGTGCCGAAGATCAGTGACCTTACTGGGAATGCTCAAACTGCTACTGACAAGCGCAACGCTCAAACCATCGCTTCGGTTTACTCCACCGCTACCGCTGCTGGCGCGGTTGGTACGATCGCGGATTTGTCGGCTGCTGTTCTTGGTGTTTCCGCTGGCTTCACCGCTCCTACGGACGGTGCTTTCGCTGGTGAAACCTTCGGTGTTCCTGGTCTTTCTGACGAAGACCTGACTGCAGCCACGGCTTACCTGACCTTTGCTGATGGCATTCTTAGCTATCAGGAAGCTGCTGGTTCCACAACCACCATCACCACTCCTTAA
- a CDS encoding type II secretion system protein: MISQATKGLCRSGFTLVEVLLTVAIIGVMASIAISKFSNAADDSREVIVRQQQAALQTAVNNWVAGSATLSVSELRSLYNNEADSLARLNLVKIYLDDLTYEHFIEYTDSSNQLETQALSRLGKHLTLPTWADGSYPKVELLP; encoded by the coding sequence ATGATTTCTCAAGCAACAAAAGGCCTTTGCCGCTCTGGCTTCACCTTGGTCGAGGTGCTTCTGACGGTGGCCATCATCGGGGTCATGGCCTCGATCGCCATCTCGAAATTTTCTAATGCTGCTGACGACTCCCGAGAGGTCATCGTGCGGCAACAGCAGGCTGCCCTCCAGACCGCGGTCAACAACTGGGTCGCCGGGAGCGCGACTCTTTCGGTGTCCGAGCTGCGATCGCTCTACAACAATGAGGCCGATAGTCTGGCGCGTCTCAATTTGGTCAAGATCTATCTCGATGACCTGACCTACGAGCATTTCATCGAATACACCGATAGCTCGAATCAGCTCGAAACCCAAGCACTCTCCCGGCTGGGCAAACACCTGACCCTTCCGACCTGGGCAGATGGCTCCTATCCCAAAGTCGAACTGCTTCCCTAA